From the genome of Triticum aestivum cultivar Chinese Spring chromosome 3B, IWGSC CS RefSeq v2.1, whole genome shotgun sequence, one region includes:
- the LOC123069500 gene encoding probable folate-biopterin transporter 4, whose amino-acid sequence MAEAAPASPWWAGRMAAAFGAPFLWLVCLIYFIQGFRSFVWTAVSYQMKDIMKLSPSTSQFLVSAAFFPWSIKPIYGIVSDCIPIKQRKRVPYLIISSGLSLFPWLIIGLSEHLRSSSNLFTLMLIVQNLGSAMADVVIDAMIAEAVRSAGPEFAGDLQSLSWSSMAVGGIFGSLLGGYALSNLPINAIYIIFSALPLFQLVTCVFVKESPKGYESTIDNAAHDYADDQNIDGAFAGQGSGESFKYVSTRKRKGARKKNKRRTLSKRPEGHEKHNKSVNLYSSLKSAFFSLCTAFKQPAILRPMAWFFLSNAAVPNISTVMFYYQTEVLHLEASFLGTARVIGWFSLMLGTYIYNRYLKHKKLRNILMFAHLGLAIITVLDILLVSRLHIQYGIADKYMVLWGSALADAINQFKMMPFLILSGQLCPPGIEGTLFALFMSINNLSSTLGSFLGAALTSALNISSVQFDNLTLSLTVQLMGTLLPIGFLFLIPRDVTGLTS is encoded by the exons ATGGCGGAGGCGGCGCCGGCCTCGCCGTGGTGGGCGGGGCGGATGGCAGCGGCGTTCGGGGCGCCGTTCCTCTGGCTCGTCTGCCTGATCTACTTCATCCAG GGTTTCAGATCTTTTGTCTGGACAGCTGTCTCATATCAAATGAAGGACATCATGAAGCTGTCACCCTCAACATCACAGTTTTTGGTCTCTGCTGCATTTTTCCCTTGGAGCATAAAACCTATATATGG GATTGTGTCGGACTGTATTCCAATTAAGCAGAGGAAGCGTGTACCCTATTTGATCATTTCTAGTGGTCTTTCTCTATTTCCATGGCTTATCATTGGGCTGTCAGAACATTTGAGGAGCTCAAGCAATCTTTTTACGCTAATGTTGATTGTACAGAACTTGGGATCTGCCATGGCAGATGTTGTTATAGATGCAATGATTGCAGAGGCAGTTCGATCAGCAGG GCCAGAATTTGCTGGTGATCTCCAGTCATTATCTTGGTCATCAATGGCTGTAGGGGGGATATTTGGGAGCTTATTGGGAGGATACGCATTGTCCAATCTCCCAATaaatgctatttatattattttctcTGCTCTTCCACTGTTCCAACTAGTTACATGTGTTTTCGTGAAGGAATCTCCAAAAGGATATGAGAGCACGATAGATAATGCTGCACATGATTATGCTGATGATCAGAATATTGATGGTGCTTTTGCTGGACAAGGCTCAGGTGAATCTTTTAAATATGTGAGCACTAGGAAGCGAAAGGGTGCTCGTAAAAAGAACAAAAGGAGAACATTGTCCAAACGACCTGAAGGTCATGAGAAGCACAATAAATCAGTTAATTTATACTCATCTCTGAAATCAGCCTTCTTCAGTTTATGCACAGCTTTTAAGCAGCCAGCAATTCTGCG ACCTATGGCATGGTTTTTCCTTTCAAATGCAGCAGTTCCAAATATCTCAACAGTAATGTTCTATTATCAAACGGAGGTTCTACATCTGGAGGCATCCTTCTTAGGGACTGCACGTGTGATTGGGTGGTTCAGTCTAATGCTTGGCACATATATCTACAACCGCTACTTAAAGCATAAAAAACTCAGGAATATTCTTAT GTTTGCACATCTTGGCCTTGCGATAATTACTGTACTGGACATTTTACTGGTGTCAAGATTACATATCCAGTATGGAATAGCAGACAAATACATGGTGCTGTGGGGCTCTGCTTTGGCTGATGCAATCAACCAATTCAA GATGATGCCGTTCCTAATCCTCTCAGGACAGCTTTGCCCGCCTGGAATCGAGGGCACACTGTTTGCTCTGTTCATGTCCATTAACAACCTCAGTTCGACATTAGGTTCATTCCTTGGAGCTGCATTGACGTCAGCTTTGAACATCTCGTCGGTACAGTTTGACAATCTGACGCTCAGCCTAACTGTTCAGCTGATGGGCACTCTCTTACCTATCGGATTTTTGTTTCTGATTCCAAGGGACGTCACGGGACTAACATCATAG